In Geminocystis sp. NIES-3709, a single genomic region encodes these proteins:
- a CDS encoding type II toxin-antitoxin system HicA family toxin has product MLGKSSHTNWIHENYQGKITVSGNDSADAKIYQEKLIKQAILEVKKRKNNE; this is encoded by the coding sequence GTGCTGGGCAAAAGTAGTCATACTAACTGGATACATGAAAATTATCAGGGCAAAATTACGGTGTCAGGAAATGATAGTGCTGATGCCAAAATATATCAAGAAAAATTAATTAAACAAGCTATTTTAGAAGTTAAAAAGAGGAAAAATAATGAGTAA
- a CDS encoding acyl-CoA desaturase encodes MTVTTSEKPPLAWHIIIYMATIHLVALFAFLPSNFSWKAVGVTAFLYWLTACIGITLGYHRLVSHRSFDTPKWLEYLLVFCGALACEGGPISWVGLHRIHHKYSDHEGDPHDSNKGFWWSHMGWMFIKNPANQHVPKYTKDIQDDPFYLFCEKYFIPVQVVLGLLLFWWGGISLVVWGIFLRLVLVFHVTWFVNSATHKFGYKSHESNDESRNCWWVALLTFGEGWHNNHHAYQYSARHGLQWWELDLTWFTIKFLEFFGLAKNIKLAPVLKTN; translated from the coding sequence ATGACAGTTACAACTTCCGAAAAACCGCCTCTCGCATGGCATATTATTATTTACATGGCTACTATTCACCTAGTAGCTTTATTTGCATTTTTACCTAGTAATTTTAGTTGGAAAGCCGTAGGAGTTACAGCCTTCTTATACTGGTTAACCGCTTGTATTGGAATAACATTAGGGTATCACCGTTTAGTATCTCACCGTAGTTTTGATACCCCAAAATGGTTAGAGTATCTTCTAGTTTTTTGCGGTGCATTAGCCTGTGAAGGCGGGCCAATTTCTTGGGTAGGTTTACACCGTATCCATCATAAATATTCTGATCATGAAGGTGATCCCCATGATTCTAACAAAGGTTTTTGGTGGAGTCATATGGGCTGGATGTTTATTAAAAATCCAGCTAATCAACACGTTCCTAAATATACAAAAGATATTCAAGACGATCCTTTTTATCTCTTCTGTGAAAAATATTTTATTCCCGTTCAAGTTGTTCTCGGTTTACTCCTATTCTGGTGGGGAGGAATTTCTTTAGTCGTGTGGGGTATTTTCCTTCGTTTAGTGTTAGTATTTCACGTTACTTGGTTTGTCAATAGCGCTACTCATAAATTTGGTTATAAAAGTCACGAATCCAATGACGAATCTCGTAATTGTTGGTGGGTTGCCTTATTAACTTTCGGTGAAGGTTGGCACAACAATCATCATGCTTATCAATATTCTGCCCGTCACGGCTTACAATGGTGGGAACTTGATTTAACATGGTTTACCATTAAATTTTTAGAGTTTTTCGGTTTAGCAAAAAATATTAAATTAGCACCTGTATTAAAAACTAATTAA
- the speB gene encoding agmatinase, whose product MKQFLESEIQSTYEEAKIVILPIPYEATTTYRKGCEHGPDAILIASDQLECYDEELDIETCFQTSIFTSNYIADTRVNNLLTAEEMLQVTTDTVKQFIQDGKFVIALGGEHAITTGVVQAYQQSLDETFTVIQIDAHGDMRYEFEGSIHNHACVMRRVLELGLPTLPVGIRAICQEEASLIKEKNIPVMWARDIYYNSDWMERSIDNIKTKKVFITIDLDGIDPSLMPGVGTPEPGGLNWYQLLAFMRLIFAKFEVIGCDIMELAPTKDSVVSEFTAAKLIYKLIGYLTIENR is encoded by the coding sequence ATGAAACAATTTTTAGAGTCAGAAATTCAATCAACTTATGAAGAAGCAAAAATAGTCATTTTACCCATTCCCTACGAAGCGACAACTACTTATCGTAAAGGTTGTGAACATGGGCCAGATGCTATTTTAATTGCCTCAGATCAATTAGAATGTTACGATGAGGAATTAGATATAGAAACCTGTTTTCAAACTTCTATTTTTACCTCTAATTATATTGCTGATACAAGAGTTAATAATCTCCTCACAGCCGAAGAAATGTTGCAAGTTACTACGGATACCGTAAAGCAATTTATTCAAGATGGAAAATTTGTTATTGCTTTGGGAGGTGAACACGCTATCACTACGGGGGTTGTTCAAGCCTACCAACAAAGTTTAGATGAAACCTTTACGGTAATTCAAATCGATGCTCATGGAGATATGCGTTACGAATTTGAAGGCTCGATTCATAATCATGCTTGTGTGATGCGTCGAGTATTAGAATTGGGATTGCCTACTTTACCCGTCGGTATTCGTGCTATTTGTCAAGAAGAAGCTAGTTTAATTAAAGAAAAAAATATCCCTGTGATGTGGGCTAGAGATATTTATTATAATTCTGATTGGATGGAAAGATCGATCGATAATATTAAGACAAAAAAAGTATTTATTACCATTGATTTAGATGGAATTGATCCTAGTTTAATGCCCGGAGTTGGAACACCTGAACCGGGGGGGTTAAATTGGTATCAACTATTAGCATTTATGAGATTAATTTTTGCTAAATTTGAGGTTATTGGATGCGATATTATGGAGTTAGCACCGACTAAAGACTCTGTGGTTTCCGAATTTACTGCGGCTAAACTAATCTATAAATTAATCGGTTATTTAACGATCGAAAACAGATAA
- a CDS encoding FAD-binding oxidoreductase, translated as MKINFSIPSLTQIQEKVREINGESLEILEWNQIAPWKDRISKAEMRNIPFYLVIPNTKDMLSQLLNVCDEHLLPIFPLGNATKINWGKLPDRAMLFVSTHKMNRIIDHAVEDLTITVESGMKIKDLQQFLASKGQFLPIDPCFPELATIGGIVATANTGSWRQRYGGVRDLLLGISFLRGDGKEAKAGGRVVKNVAGYDLMKLFTGSYGNLGIITEVTFRLFPLPDNSLTLTVTGEKESIYQLQKAVSASGLTPTAADLLSQSLIKAFDLGSGLGLIFRFQGISEGIKQQSFQIMEWSNKLNLSVKIYENQEELKLWENLPPKTYQGNVVCKVGILPNKAVYLIDKLENYGLININSGIGNLSFSDNIKSHQIIKLREFCQENNGFLTTLNSPFKSQIEPWGYTGNGLNMMRTIKQNFDPHGVFVDRL; from the coding sequence ATGAAGATAAATTTTTCGATTCCTTCTCTAACACAAATCCAAGAAAAAGTAAGAGAGATTAATGGTGAATCTTTAGAAATTCTCGAATGGAATCAGATTGCCCCTTGGAAAGATAGGATTAGCAAAGCAGAGATGAGAAATATTCCCTTCTACCTAGTTATTCCCAATACCAAGGATATGTTATCACAGTTATTGAATGTTTGTGACGAACATCTACTGCCAATTTTTCCTTTAGGCAACGCCACCAAGATAAATTGGGGTAAGTTACCCGATCGAGCTATGCTTTTTGTAAGTACCCATAAAATGAATCGAATCATTGATCATGCGGTAGAGGATTTAACGATAACAGTTGAATCAGGCATGAAAATAAAAGATTTACAGCAGTTTTTGGCTTCAAAAGGTCAATTTTTGCCGATCGATCCCTGTTTTCCAGAATTGGCAACGATCGGAGGAATTGTAGCCACAGCAAATACAGGAAGTTGGCGACAAAGATATGGAGGAGTAAGAGATTTATTACTAGGTATATCTTTTTTGAGGGGAGATGGCAAAGAAGCTAAAGCCGGTGGTAGAGTTGTTAAAAATGTAGCCGGTTATGATTTGATGAAATTGTTTACAGGTTCTTATGGTAATTTAGGAATTATTACAGAAGTAACCTTTCGTTTATTTCCCTTGCCAGATAATTCTCTTACTCTGACGGTGACAGGAGAAAAAGAGTCCATTTATCAGTTACAAAAAGCCGTTTCCGCCTCTGGATTAACTCCTACTGCAGCCGATTTATTATCACAATCTTTAATAAAAGCCTTTGATTTAGGTTCGGGATTAGGGTTAATATTTCGTTTTCAAGGCATCTCAGAAGGTATCAAACAACAGTCATTTCAAATTATGGAATGGAGTAACAAACTTAATTTATCTGTAAAAATTTATGAAAATCAAGAAGAATTAAAATTATGGGAAAATTTACCACCAAAAACTTATCAAGGTAATGTAGTTTGTAAAGTGGGTATTTTACCAAATAAAGCAGTTTATTTAATAGATAAACTAGAAAATTATGGATTAATTAATATTAATAGTGGTATCGGTAATTTATCTTTTTCAGATAATATTAAAAGTCATCAAATAATTAAATTACGGGAATTTTGTCAAGAAAATAATGGATTTTTAACAACTTTAAATTCTCCTTTTAAATCTCAAATTGAACCTTGGGGTTATACAGGTAACGGATTAAATATGATGCGTACTATTAAACAAAATTTTGATCCTCATGGCGTATTTGTCGATCGATTATAA
- a CDS encoding creatininase family protein, with protein sequence MIHGFIPPNRFFAYLTWQEIKQMPHKNNTVIIQPIGAIEQHGYHLPLVVDSAISQGVLGKALTMLDLKIPAFAMPTLYYGKSNEHEGFVGTISLSANTLSSLIEETATSIYQAGFRKLVLMNSHGGQPQIMEIVARDLHQKYPDFWVFPFFTWRVPNITNQLLTEEEKEFGIHAGDAETSLMLALLPDRVKMDLAIKEYPRNLAPDSLLSMEGQLPFSWLTKDISDSGVMGDATVATKEKGDLILQSLAQGWVRVIEDVYKF encoded by the coding sequence ATGATTCACGGTTTTATTCCCCCAAATAGATTTTTTGCTTATCTGACATGGCAAGAAATTAAACAAATGCCCCATAAAAACAATACTGTTATTATTCAACCTATTGGAGCGATCGAGCAACATGGTTATCATTTACCATTGGTAGTCGATTCTGCTATTAGTCAAGGAGTCTTAGGCAAGGCTTTAACGATGTTAGATCTTAAGATACCAGCTTTTGCGATGCCGACCCTCTATTATGGTAAATCCAATGAACATGAAGGCTTTGTTGGTACCATTAGTTTATCAGCAAATACTTTGTCTTCCCTGATAGAAGAAACTGCCACTAGTATTTATCAAGCTGGTTTTCGTAAATTAGTTTTAATGAACTCTCATGGAGGACAACCGCAAATCATGGAAATAGTGGCAAGGGATTTACACCAAAAATATCCAGATTTCTGGGTTTTTCCTTTCTTTACATGGAGAGTTCCAAATATTACGAATCAGTTATTAACAGAGGAAGAAAAAGAGTTTGGTATTCATGCAGGAGATGCCGAAACAAGTTTGATGTTGGCTTTATTGCCTGATCGAGTGAAAATGGATTTAGCGATAAAAGAATATCCTCGTAATCTTGCCCCCGATAGTCTATTATCGATGGAAGGTCAATTACCCTTTTCATGGCTAACAAAAGATATTAGTGACAGTGGCGTTATGGGAGATGCTACCGTAGCTACAAAAGAAAAAGGTGATTTAATTTTGCAGTCTTTAGCTCAAGGATGGGTTAGAGTTATCGAAGATGTGTATAAATTTTAA
- a CDS encoding type II toxin-antitoxin system HicB family antitoxin, with translation MSKYKYKMVIEWSSEDNCFLVGFPDFVGQKWRTHGNTYTEAVANGEEALKSLILAYEATGESLPNPSSVNLIEV, from the coding sequence ATGAGTAAATATAAATATAAAATGGTGATTGAATGGAGTAGTGAAGATAACTGTTTTTTAGTGGGATTTCCTGATTTTGTCGGGCAAAAATGGCGTACTCACGGAAATACTTACACCGAAGCAGTAGCTAATGGTGAGGAGGCCTTAAAGTCTTTAATTTTGGCTTATGAAGCGACTGGAGAATCATTACCTAATCCTAGTAGTGTTAATTTAATTGAAGTTTAG
- the phoU gene encoding phosphate signaling complex protein PhoU yields the protein MALSHQLIGDGTQLQRRTSKVAQDVLRMGALVEESFRYCHKALFDGELEAVEIIKAQDREIDRYYRDIEMHCASILTLQAPVAQDLRILSAFMQLVRDLERIGDYAEDLGEIALKLILYPPHPCMPELAIMSQQAQIMLAKTMVALSELDREAGAKIKLLDDTVDNAYERLYKQLAYQKDVKGVVEPIVLLTLAIRHLERMADHATNIAQRVSYIVTGHRN from the coding sequence GTGGCATTATCACATCAACTGATTGGCGACGGTACACAATTACAGAGACGTACTAGCAAAGTAGCCCAAGATGTACTCAGAATGGGTGCATTAGTGGAGGAGTCTTTTCGCTATTGTCATAAAGCCTTATTTGATGGTGAATTGGAAGCGGTAGAAATTATTAAAGCACAAGATCGAGAAATCGATCGATACTATCGAGATATTGAAATGCACTGTGCCAGTATTTTAACTTTACAAGCCCCTGTTGCTCAAGATTTGAGAATTTTAAGTGCTTTTATGCAGTTAGTGCGAGATTTGGAAAGAATCGGCGATTATGCAGAAGATTTAGGGGAAATTGCCCTTAAATTAATACTTTATCCTCCTCATCCCTGTATGCCTGAGTTGGCGATTATGTCTCAACAAGCACAGATTATGTTGGCTAAAACTATGGTAGCTTTAAGTGAACTCGATCGAGAGGCAGGAGCAAAAATTAAACTCTTAGATGACACCGTTGATAATGCTTATGAACGATTATACAAACAATTGGCTTACCAAAAAGACGTTAAGGGAGTCGTTGAGCCGATCGTATTACTTACCCTTGCTATTCGTCATTTAGAAAGAATGGCTGATCACGCTACTAATATTGCTCAAAGAGTATCATATATTGTGACGGGTCATCGTAATTAA
- a CDS encoding anhydro-N-acetylmuramic acid kinase, which produces MIVVGLMSGTSVDGIDAAVVDIQGEGLDLKVNLLVGQTFPYSPSLRAQILGVCEGESLSMTQLAKLDHDIALEFAQAVLNIIPKNTKIDLIGSHGQTVYHQPPHKKELGYSLQLGRGDVITHLTGIKTINNFRVADIAVGGQGAPLVSKIDLCLYKHHRHNRCLQNIGGIGNATYLPSTHTPQWQEKIIGWDTGPGNALIDLAVQELTNNQQTFDFNGNWSSQGKPCQPLIKQWLKQDFFHEKPPKSTGRELFGHHYLAYCRQDAQNYNLSDADWLATLTELTVASIADSYHRFLPSPPHEIILAGGGSRNSYLKERLKSYLPDTNLLISDELGINSEFKEAIAFAILAYWHVNNYPGNLPTVTGATKEVILGQKHDY; this is translated from the coding sequence ATGATAGTTGTAGGTTTAATGAGTGGAACTTCTGTCGATGGCATTGATGCTGCCGTTGTCGATATTCAAGGAGAAGGTTTAGATTTAAAAGTAAACTTATTAGTAGGACAAACTTTTCCCTATTCTCCTTCTCTTCGTGCCCAAATTTTAGGAGTTTGTGAAGGGGAATCCCTCTCAATGACACAACTGGCAAAATTAGATCATGACATCGCCCTTGAATTTGCCCAAGCCGTTTTGAATATCATACCAAAAAACACTAAAATTGATCTAATTGGTTCTCATGGTCAAACAGTCTATCATCAACCTCCCCACAAAAAAGAGTTAGGCTATAGTTTGCAATTAGGTAGAGGAGATGTCATAACCCACTTAACCGGAATAAAAACTATCAATAATTTTCGAGTGGCAGACATTGCTGTGGGAGGGCAGGGGGCTCCTCTTGTGTCTAAAATTGATCTATGCTTATATAAGCATCATCGTCATAACCGTTGTTTACAAAATATTGGCGGTATTGGTAACGCTACCTATTTACCTTCAACTCATACCCCCCAATGGCAAGAAAAAATTATTGGTTGGGATACGGGACCGGGCAATGCTTTAATAGATTTAGCAGTACAAGAATTAACAAACAATCAACAAACATTTGATTTTAACGGTAATTGGAGTAGTCAAGGAAAACCATGTCAACCACTAATTAAACAATGGTTAAAACAAGATTTTTTTCATGAAAAACCACCAAAATCCACAGGTAGAGAATTATTTGGACATCATTATTTAGCTTATTGTCGTCAAGATGCACAAAACTATAATTTAAGTGATGCTGACTGGTTAGCCACTTTAACAGAATTAACGGTTGCTTCTATTGCTGATAGTTATCATCGTTTTTTACCATCTCCTCCCCATGAAATTATTTTAGCAGGAGGTGGTAGTCGCAATAGTTATCTCAAAGAGCGTTTAAAGTCTTATCTTCCCGATACTAATTTATTGATTAGCGATGAATTAGGTATTAATAGTGAATTTAAAGAAGCGATCGCATTTGCTATTTTAGCTTATTGGCACGTCAATAACTATCCGGGTAATTTACCTACTGTTACTGGTGCAACAAAAGAAGTTATTTTAGGACAAAAACACGACTACTAA
- the mtnC gene encoding acireductone synthase, with product MIKAILTDIEGTTSSISFVHDVLFPYAYKKIESFLSQNWNSQSVQKSVLEVAKLENLNDYTPLEISNILKHWIKVDRKITPLKDLQGIIWEEGYKNGDYQSHIYNDAYEKLSFWHSQKIPIYIYSSGSVYAQKLFFGHSEYGNLLNLFSGFFDTNIGDKKEFNSYQNIANSLKLNPHEIIFLSDIETEVNAALSVGMSTVWIIRNETLFKKIKQTNSSHQIVSNFTQIFIDNY from the coding sequence ATGATTAAAGCAATTTTAACGGATATTGAAGGCACAACAAGTTCTATTAGTTTTGTTCATGATGTTCTATTTCCCTATGCTTATAAGAAAATAGAAAGTTTTTTGTCTCAAAATTGGAATAGTCAATCAGTTCAAAAATCAGTTTTAGAAGTAGCAAAATTAGAAAATTTGAACGATTATACGCCTTTGGAAATTAGTAACATTTTAAAACATTGGATAAAAGTCGATCGAAAAATTACGCCATTAAAAGATTTACAAGGCATCATCTGGGAAGAAGGTTATAAAAATGGCGATTATCAATCACATATTTACAATGACGCTTATGAAAAATTATCTTTCTGGCATAGCCAAAAAATTCCCATTTATATCTATTCTTCTGGTTCAGTTTATGCTCAAAAATTGTTTTTTGGACACTCAGAATATGGCAATTTACTAAATTTATTTTCTGGTTTTTTTGATACTAATATTGGTGATAAAAAAGAATTTAACTCCTATCAAAATATTGCTAATTCTCTCAAATTAAATCCTCATGAAATTATCTTTTTATCCGATATAGAAACAGAAGTTAATGCGGCCTTATCTGTAGGAATGTCAACAGTTTGGATAATTAGAAATGAAACTTTATTTAAGAAGATAAAACAAACTAATTCGTCTCATCAAATTGTTAGTAACTTTACTCAAATTTTTATCGATAACTACTAA
- a CDS encoding putative Ig domain-containing protein, translating to MTILINDLSTVYQQLQQFAGSEDFWVKFDRVFGSEYNFTLAENIKTQWLNQDFSNLPTIEILNNDILGNARGGYALSTNTIYLSDSFFANASDDAVNAVILEEIGHFIDTQINEIDTVGDEGELFSTLLTGQYLSVQTLNRISTENDFSMIVLNGETLTIEQSAPSTFSNTANITIPVDSTVNTSPSNPYPSSIVVSGFDGNISSVQVTLNNLSHTFPDDIDILLVSPTGVKMILMSDTGGNPDISGVTLTFSDSAASSLPDATQITTGTYKPTNSSPSDTFPASAPSGPYLSTLGAFNGTDPNGTWQLYIVDDTLEDSGTMTGGWSIAITTAPANQAPTDLILSSNTITENVVVGAGVKIGDITITDPDASGNNNVLIVNDTTNFAIQNGTELFFIGASPNFEIKSTYDITITSTDANGGNPLIYSEPFTVNVNNVNEAPILTVPGSQSIDEDTPITITGISLADVDAGSSDVVVTLSAVSGILTLGSTSGLTSVTGNGASNVTFSGNLTNINSALNLNNLTYQGNANFSGSEIISLSVNDQGNTGSGGALTDSESITVTVNPINDSPTVANVIPNQTATEYNLFDFSFDVNTFNDVDQGDSLTYNATLDDGNALPSWLSFDCNSRTFSGTPSPSDITTIPFSVKVTATDTGTLFVSDTFELTVSALTTTNTTGSGIADNLMGITNTKNNISGAGGNDTLMGGDFADTLLGGSGNDSIIGGNFADILDGGSGNDTLTGGDANDILTAGSGNDILTGGNGNDTLTGGSGIDSFFFNSPSEDIDRITDFSVVDDSIVLSGSGFSLSTGTLMANQFRSGAGITSANSGTQRLIYNSSNGAFYYDADGVGGTTEVQVATLKGGLALTNNDVIVI from the coding sequence ATGACTATTCTAATTAATGATCTCAGTACTGTTTATCAACAATTACAACAATTCGCAGGTTCAGAAGATTTTTGGGTAAAATTCGATCGAGTTTTTGGTTCTGAATATAATTTTACCCTTGCAGAAAATATTAAGACTCAATGGTTAAATCAAGACTTTAGCAATTTACCCACGATCGAAATCCTCAACAATGATATTTTAGGCAATGCTAGAGGTGGTTATGCCCTCAGTACTAATACCATTTATCTTTCCGATTCGTTCTTTGCCAATGCTTCAGACGATGCCGTTAACGCTGTAATTTTAGAGGAAATCGGTCACTTTATTGATACACAAATTAATGAGATAGATACCGTTGGGGATGAAGGGGAATTATTTTCAACCTTACTAACAGGACAATATTTATCTGTCCAAACCTTAAACCGAATCTCCACGGAAAATGATTTTAGCATGATCGTCTTGAATGGAGAGACTCTAACTATAGAACAATCAGCTCCTAGTACATTTTCTAACACTGCTAACATCACAATTCCTGTTGATTCAACTGTAAATACTTCTCCGTCCAATCCTTATCCGTCAAGTATCGTGGTAAGTGGATTTGATGGAAATATTAGTTCTGTTCAAGTCACTCTTAATAATCTTAGTCATACATTTCCCGATGATATAGATATTTTGTTGGTATCACCCACTGGAGTTAAGATGATTCTCATGTCTGATACAGGGGGAAATCCAGATATATCGGGTGTAACTCTAACTTTCTCCGACAGCGCCGCCTCATCTTTGCCAGATGCAACTCAAATCACTACTGGTACTTATAAACCTACTAACTCCTCGCCAAGTGATACTTTTCCCGCTTCGGCCCCCTCTGGCCCTTATCTTTCGACTTTAGGCGCTTTCAATGGAACAGATCCAAATGGAACTTGGCAACTTTATATAGTTGATGACACCCTAGAAGATTCTGGTACTATGACCGGTGGCTGGAGTATTGCTATTACCACAGCTCCAGCTAATCAAGCTCCTACAGATTTAATCCTTTCTAGCAACACTATTACGGAAAACGTTGTGGTTGGTGCAGGTGTTAAAATCGGAGATATTACTATTACTGATCCTGATGCTAGTGGCAATAATAATGTTTTAATCGTTAACGATACCACCAATTTTGCTATTCAGAATGGAACTGAACTGTTCTTTATCGGAGCGAGTCCAAACTTTGAAATTAAATCAACCTATGATATTACCATTACCTCGACTGATGCCAATGGTGGTAATCCTTTAATCTACAGTGAGCCTTTCACCGTTAATGTCAATAACGTTAACGAAGCCCCCATTTTAACTGTTCCGGGTTCACAAAGTATCGATGAAGATACACCTATAACCATTACAGGTATTAGTTTAGCGGATGTGGATGCTGGAAGTAGTGATGTTGTTGTCACTCTTTCTGCCGTGTCAGGAATCCTCACTCTCGGTAGTACTTCAGGTTTGACCAGTGTCACAGGTAATGGGGCGAGTAACGTCACCTTTAGTGGTAATTTAACCAATATCAACTCAGCTTTGAATTTGAACAACTTGACATATCAAGGGAATGCTAACTTCTCTGGTTCAGAGATTATTAGCCTAAGCGTTAATGATCAGGGTAATACTGGCTCAGGGGGTGCATTAACCGATAGTGAATCTATTACCGTTACTGTTAATCCTATTAATGATTCTCCTACGGTTGCTAATGTTATTCCTAATCAAACAGCTACAGAATATAACCTATTTGATTTTAGTTTTGATGTTAATACTTTTAATGATGTAGATCAAGGAGACTCTTTAACTTATAATGCCACTTTAGATGATGGTAATGCTTTACCTAGTTGGTTGTCTTTTGATTGCAATTCTCGTACTTTTAGTGGTACTCCCTCCCCATCAGATATAACAACTATCCCTTTTAGTGTGAAGGTAACGGCGACAGATACGGGAACATTGTTTGTTAGTGATACCTTTGAGCTTACAGTATCTGCTTTGACAACTACTAACACTACAGGTAGTGGAATCGCTGATAACCTTATGGGAATTACCAATACTAAAAATAATATCAGTGGTGCTGGTGGTAATGATACTCTTATGGGAGGAGATTTTGCTGATACTCTTTTAGGTGGCAGTGGCAATGATAGTATTATCGGAGGCAATTTTGCCGACATTCTTGATGGTGGCAGTGGTAATGATACTTTAACGGGAGGAGATGCTAATGATATTTTAACGGCTGGTAGTGGTAATGATATTTTAACAGGGGGTAATGGTAATGATACTCTCACGGGAGGTAGTGGTATTGATTCCTTCTTTTTTAACTCTCCCTCAGAAGACATTGATAGAATTACAGATTTCAGTGTAGTAGATGACTCGATCGTTTTAAGTGGTAGTGGCTTTAGTTTAAGTACAGGGACTTTAATGGCTAATCAATTCCGTAGTGGTGCAGGAATAACGAGTGCAAATTCCGGTACTCAACGTTTAATCTACAATAGTAGTAATGGTGCATTTTATTATGATGCTGATGGTGTCGGAGGAACTACGGAAGTACAGGTTGCTACTTTAAAGGGGGGATTAGCCTTAACTAATAATGATGTGATTGTAATTTAA
- a CDS encoding AI-2E family transporter encodes MNFGQSLGFLSFLISLYILWQIRQLLLLIFTAIIFSVVLNRLVVKLKKYSFTRYKAVIIITIIAVIILNLLLILIFPPFLEQFELLINLFPKVIIKINEFINNFDFGEYKELIPSINLEKILNDYGFSTSKVFNNFIILFSNFFNVTLQLLFVVILTIIFLLNPQKYRSYFLKISPSFYRRRVDDILNKSEIAIVSWLSGILLNCIFIAVLSGVGLWVLQVKLVLVHALLAGLLNFIPNIGPTLSVVFPIMIAVVDSPWKIIPIIIWYFIVQNIESYWLTPKVMADKVSLLPAVTLFAQIFFATCFGLLGLLLALPLTVIAKTWIEEVLFYDILDKWTNEPLIINDQKLIVNNGELIIDNEE; translated from the coding sequence ATGAATTTTGGTCAATCTTTAGGTTTTTTATCTTTTCTAATTTCTCTTTATATACTTTGGCAAATACGACAGTTATTATTATTAATTTTTACTGCTATTATATTTTCTGTTGTTTTAAATAGATTAGTAGTTAAACTAAAAAAATATAGTTTTACTCGCTATAAAGCAGTCATTATAATTACTATTATTGCTGTTATTATTTTAAATTTATTATTAATTTTAATTTTTCCTCCTTTTCTTGAGCAATTTGAATTATTAATTAATCTTTTTCCTAAAGTAATAATAAAAATAAATGAATTTATTAATAACTTTGATTTTGGAGAATATAAAGAACTTATACCATCTATTAATCTCGAAAAAATATTGAATGATTATGGATTTTCTACTTCTAAAGTATTTAATAATTTTATAATTTTATTCTCCAATTTTTTCAATGTAACTTTACAATTATTATTTGTTGTTATTTTAACAATAATTTTCCTTTTAAATCCTCAAAAATATCGCTCTTATTTTCTTAAAATATCTCCCTCTTTTTACCGTCGTCGTGTTGATGATATTCTTAATAAGAGTGAAATTGCGATCGTGAGTTGGTTAAGTGGCATTCTTCTTAACTGTATATTTATTGCCGTTTTAAGTGGTGTTGGTTTATGGGTTTTGCAAGTTAAATTAGTATTAGTTCATGCTCTTTTAGCTGGATTATTAAACTTTATTCCTAACATTGGGCCTACCTTAAGTGTGGTATTTCCTATAATGATAGCAGTGGTCGATTCTCCTTGGAAAATTATCCCGATTATCATTTGGTATTTTATTGTTCAAAATATAGAAAGTTATTGGTTAACTCCTAAAGTTATGGCGGATAAAGTATCATTGTTACCTGCTGTAACTCTTTTTGCTCAAATATTTTTTGCTACTTGTTTTGGTTTACTCGGATTATTATTAGCACTTCCTCTCACTGTCATTGCAAAAACTTGGATTGAAGAAGTACTATTTTATGATATTTTGGACAAATGGACTAATGAACCACTAATAATTAATGATCAAAAATTAATAGTTAATAATGGGGAATTAATAATAGATAATGAAGAATAA